From the genome of Glycine max cultivar Williams 82 chromosome 2, Glycine_max_v4.0, whole genome shotgun sequence, one region includes:
- the LOC113000385 gene encoding uncharacterized protein → MHEKVKSQIEKKMEGYAKYANKGRKKVTFERSDWVWVHFRKEWFPSQRKSKLMPRGDGPFQVLARINDNAYKIDLPREYGVSATFNVVDLTLFDAGDDFRDLRANACQEGGDDVDIKAQAHDNHQIQAQDQMEAQDPIQDIGGPMIRARTKKAQEAVEHMVTIVRAVQMQGEAHKGDLLVLCVECLE, encoded by the coding sequence ATGCATGAGAAAGTCAAGTCCCAaattgagaagaaaatggaAGGGTATGCAAAATATGCAAACAAAGGAAGGAAAAAGGTAACATTTGAACGAagtgattgggtttgggtacatTTCAGGAAAGAGTGGTTCCCTTCCCAAAGGAAGTCCAAGCTCATGCCAAGAGGAGATGGTCCATTTCAAGTACTGGCCAGGATCAATGATAATGCCTACAAAATTGATTTGCCAAGAGAATATGGGGTAAGTGCTACTTTTAATGTAGTTGATCTCACTCTTTTCGATGCAGGTGATGACTTCAGAGATTTGAGGGCAAATGCTTGTCAAGAAGGAGGGGATGATGTGGACATTAAAGCCCAAGCCCATGACAACCACCAGATCCAGGCCCAAGACCAGATGGAAGCCCAAGACCCAATACAAGACATAGGAGGACCCATGATAAGAGCAAGAACAAAAAAGGCCCAAGAAGCTGTGGAACATATGGTGACTATTGTAAGGGCAGTTCAAATGCAGGGAGAGGCCCACAAGGGAGATTTGCTAGTCCTATGTGTTGAATGCTTGGAATGA